From the Streptomyces syringium genome, one window contains:
- a CDS encoding phosphoketolase family protein, which produces MAPHPQPFAHSPEPGAHDLTDRDVAALDAHWRAANYLSVGQIYLLSNPLLAVPLEPEHIKPRLLGHWGTSPGLNLVHTHLNRVIKARDLDVMCVWGPGHGGPAVLANSWLEGSYREVYPDVSRDAAGMEQLFRQFSFPGGVPSHVAPETPGSIHEGGELGYSLAHAYGAALDNPGLLVACVVGDGEAETGPLATSWHANKFLDPVHDGAVLPILHLNGYKIANPTLLARLPDEELDRLLRGYGHEPLYVTGDDPAQVHRALAHAMDRALDHIATAQRIAREEGVTDRPHWPMIVLRTPKGWTGPAEVDGLPVEGTWRSHQVPLSGVRDNPEHLRQLEDWLRSYRPEELFDEHGEPRPEVLAWVPEGDRRLGANPHANGGLLLRSLPMPPLEHFAVPVDKPGAALHEPTRVLGRFLAQIMADTAGSRNFRVVGPDETDSNRLEALYAATGKAWQAATLDTDEHLAHDGRVMEVLSEHLCQGWLEGYLLTGRHGVFSCYEAFVHIVDSMVNQHIKWLRTSRALPWRRPVASLNYLLTSHVWRQDHNGFSHQDPGFVDHVLNKAPEVVRVYLPPDANTLLSVADHALRSRDYVNVIVAGKQPCFDWLGMDEARAHCARGAGVWDWAGTETGEREPDVVLGCAGDVPTQEALAAADLIRRHLPELTVRVVNVVDMTRLLPHEEHPHGMTDAEYDALFTPDKPVIFAYHGYPWLIHRLTYRRTGHAHLHVRGYKERGATTTPFDMVVRNDLDRYRLVMDVIDRVPGLGVRAASVRQTMTDVRTRHHAWIREHGVDLPEVTDWSWSR; this is translated from the coding sequence GTGGCCCCGCACCCCCAGCCCTTTGCCCACTCCCCCGAACCGGGTGCCCACGACCTCACCGACCGCGACGTCGCGGCCCTGGACGCCCACTGGCGTGCGGCCAACTACCTGTCGGTCGGCCAGATCTACCTGCTGAGCAACCCGCTGCTGGCGGTGCCGCTGGAACCGGAGCACATCAAGCCCCGGCTGCTGGGGCACTGGGGAACCTCTCCGGGGCTCAACCTCGTGCACACCCACCTCAACCGAGTCATCAAGGCCCGGGACCTCGACGTGATGTGCGTCTGGGGCCCGGGGCACGGCGGGCCTGCGGTGCTCGCCAACTCCTGGCTGGAGGGCAGCTACCGCGAGGTCTACCCGGACGTGAGCCGGGACGCGGCGGGCATGGAACAGCTCTTCCGGCAGTTCTCCTTCCCCGGCGGGGTCCCGAGCCATGTGGCCCCGGAGACGCCCGGTTCGATCCACGAGGGCGGCGAGCTGGGCTATTCCCTCGCCCACGCCTACGGCGCCGCGCTGGACAACCCCGGCCTGCTGGTCGCCTGCGTCGTCGGCGACGGCGAGGCCGAGACCGGGCCGCTCGCCACGTCCTGGCACGCGAACAAATTCCTCGACCCCGTCCACGACGGTGCGGTCCTGCCGATCCTGCACCTCAACGGCTACAAGATCGCCAATCCCACCCTGCTGGCCCGGCTCCCCGACGAGGAGCTGGACAGGCTGCTGCGCGGCTACGGCCACGAGCCCCTCTACGTGACCGGCGACGACCCGGCGCAGGTGCACCGGGCGTTGGCCCACGCCATGGACCGGGCGCTGGACCACATCGCCACCGCCCAGCGCATCGCCCGCGAGGAAGGCGTCACCGACCGGCCGCACTGGCCGATGATCGTGCTGCGCACCCCCAAGGGCTGGACCGGCCCGGCCGAGGTCGACGGCCTGCCCGTCGAGGGCACCTGGCGCTCCCATCAGGTCCCCCTCTCCGGGGTCCGCGACAACCCCGAGCACCTGCGCCAACTCGAGGACTGGCTGCGCTCGTACCGGCCGGAGGAACTCTTCGACGAGCACGGCGAGCCCCGCCCGGAGGTGCTCGCCTGGGTGCCGGAGGGCGACCGGCGGCTGGGGGCCAACCCGCACGCCAACGGCGGCCTGCTGCTGCGGTCCCTGCCGATGCCACCGCTGGAGCACTTCGCCGTCCCCGTCGACAAGCCGGGAGCGGCACTCCACGAACCCACCCGTGTTCTCGGCCGGTTCCTCGCCCAGATCATGGCCGACACCGCCGGGAGCCGGAACTTCCGGGTGGTCGGCCCGGACGAGACCGACTCCAACCGGCTGGAGGCGCTCTACGCCGCCACCGGCAAGGCGTGGCAGGCCGCCACCCTCGACACCGACGAACACCTCGCTCACGACGGCCGGGTGATGGAGGTGCTCTCCGAGCACCTCTGCCAGGGCTGGCTGGAGGGGTACCTGCTGACGGGCCGGCACGGGGTGTTCTCGTGCTACGAAGCGTTCGTCCACATCGTCGACTCCATGGTCAACCAGCACATCAAGTGGCTGCGGACCTCCCGCGCGCTGCCCTGGCGCCGCCCGGTGGCCTCCCTCAACTACCTGCTCACCTCGCACGTCTGGCGCCAGGACCACAACGGCTTCTCCCACCAGGACCCCGGCTTCGTCGACCACGTCCTCAACAAGGCCCCCGAGGTCGTGCGGGTCTATCTGCCGCCGGACGCCAACACCCTGCTGTCCGTGGCCGATCACGCCCTGCGCAGCCGTGACTACGTCAATGTCATCGTCGCGGGCAAGCAGCCCTGCTTCGACTGGCTCGGCATGGACGAGGCCCGCGCCCACTGCGCGCGGGGTGCCGGGGTGTGGGACTGGGCGGGCACGGAGACCGGCGAGCGGGAACCGGACGTCGTGCTCGGCTGCGCGGGCGACGTCCCCACCCAGGAGGCCCTGGCCGCCGCCGACCTGATCCGCCGCCATCTGCCCGAGCTGACCGTGCGCGTCGTCAACGTCGTCGACATGACCCGGCTGCTGCCGCACGAGGAACACCCGCACGGCATGACCGACGCGGAGTACGACGCGCTGTTCACCCCCGACAAGCCGGTCATCTTCGCGTACCACGGCTACCCGTGGCTGATCCACCGCCTCACCTACCGCCGCACCGGCCACGCCCATCTGCACGTGCGCGGCTACAAGGAGCGGGGGGCGACGACCACGCCCTTCGACATGGTCGTCCGCAACGACCTCGACCGCTACCGCCTCGTCATGGACGTCATCGACCGGGTCCCCGGTCTGGGCGTCCGCGCGGCGTCCGTACGGCAGACCATGACCGACGTCCGCACCCGCCACCACGCCTGGATCCGCGAGCACGGGGTGGACCTGCCGGAGGTCACCGACTGGTCCTGGTCCCGCTGA
- a CDS encoding sigma-70 family RNA polymerase sigma factor gives MAETTSPRCGRDAPDTAALFLRMAALPDGPERDRLRQDVIAAWLPMAERISRRFRASGESPADLRQVAALALVNAVDRFDPELGFAFESFAVPTINGELKRHVRDHVWSLRIPRRDQELRSAVRSAQGRLEQRGAGGRFTLAELAVEAGLTEEEVRRGLDADGVHRTLSLDQPSAGLGELPLADTLGRADRTLDLVIDRQSLRPLLDALPEREKTVLYWRFFAGLTQKQIGARLGVSQMQISRILSRTCARLREQLLAPV, from the coding sequence ATGGCCGAGACGACGTCCCCCCGGTGCGGGCGCGACGCACCCGACACAGCAGCCCTCTTCCTGCGGATGGCCGCCCTTCCCGACGGGCCCGAGCGTGACCGGCTGCGGCAGGACGTGATCGCCGCGTGGCTGCCGATGGCCGAGCGCATCAGCCGGCGGTTCCGCGCCAGCGGGGAGAGTCCGGCGGACCTCCGGCAGGTGGCGGCCCTGGCGCTGGTCAACGCCGTGGACCGGTTCGATCCGGAGCTGGGGTTCGCGTTCGAGTCCTTCGCCGTCCCCACCATCAACGGCGAACTCAAGCGACACGTCCGCGACCATGTGTGGTCCCTGCGCATCCCGCGCAGGGACCAGGAACTCCGCTCCGCCGTCCGCTCCGCCCAGGGGCGGCTGGAACAGCGCGGCGCCGGGGGCCGGTTCACCCTCGCCGAGCTGGCCGTGGAAGCCGGGCTCACGGAGGAGGAGGTACGGCGCGGGCTCGACGCCGACGGTGTGCACCGCACCCTGTCGCTGGACCAGCCGTCGGCCGGACTGGGCGAGCTGCCGCTCGCCGACACCCTCGGCCGCGCCGACCGCACCCTGGACCTGGTCATCGACCGCCAGTCGCTCAGGCCCCTGCTGGACGCGCTGCCCGAACGGGAGAAGACCGTCCTGTACTGGCGGTTCTTCGCGGGCCTCACCCAGAAGCAGATCGGTGCGCGGCTGGGCGTCTCCCAGATGCAGATCTCCCGCATCCTCAGCCGCACCTGCGCCCGGCTGCGCGAGCAGCTGCTCGCGCCGGTGTGA
- a CDS encoding amidohydrolase: protein MPGSHQSPPAAHASALYARIDEEVQARAAGLWDIGLRLHATPELAFDEHRAAALLTDELERAGFTVRRGVAGMPTAFVADFGSVPRPRVALLLEYDALPELGHACGHNLIAAAGLGAALALRTALDDETRRGSGGTLTVVGSPAEEGGGGKVAEVAAGVFDDVDAALMFHPGVHDWSWAPLTAQVEVAVAFHGRAAHPTGNPTEGVDALAALIQLFTALDVLRRRLPAGSHIQGIVTDGGRATNIVPAYARGAFGLRGATTAALDDLVDEVRRCAEGIAAATGTRAEVARSTGGYRHFRDNDVLSGRFARHLAAAGITLGPPAAGVYLGSSDIGDVSAVVPAIHPFVAVMGPGGADHTPEFAEAAASERGRRTMLAAARALARTAADVLLEPGLCERSWACWRQKAAAGL from the coding sequence GTGCCCGGATCCCACCAGTCACCACCCGCAGCCCACGCATCGGCCCTGTACGCGCGCATCGACGAGGAGGTACAAGCCCGTGCCGCCGGGCTGTGGGACATCGGGCTGCGGTTGCACGCCACGCCCGAACTCGCCTTCGATGAACACCGGGCGGCGGCCCTGCTGACAGACGAGCTGGAGCGGGCCGGGTTCACCGTTCGGCGGGGCGTCGCGGGCATGCCCACGGCGTTCGTGGCCGACTTCGGATCGGTCCCTCGCCCCCGCGTCGCTCTCCTGCTGGAGTACGACGCGCTGCCGGAGCTCGGCCATGCCTGCGGACACAACCTGATCGCCGCGGCCGGGCTCGGCGCGGCGCTCGCCCTGCGCACCGCGCTCGACGACGAGACCCGGCGCGGGAGCGGTGGCACCTTGACCGTGGTCGGCAGCCCCGCGGAGGAGGGCGGCGGGGGGAAGGTGGCCGAGGTGGCAGCGGGTGTCTTCGACGACGTCGACGCCGCGCTGATGTTCCACCCGGGGGTCCATGACTGGTCCTGGGCGCCGCTGACCGCCCAGGTGGAGGTCGCGGTGGCGTTCCACGGGCGGGCCGCCCACCCGACCGGCAACCCGACCGAGGGCGTGGACGCCCTCGCCGCCCTGATCCAGCTGTTCACCGCGCTCGACGTGCTACGACGGCGGCTGCCCGCCGGCTCCCACATCCAGGGCATCGTCACCGACGGCGGGCGCGCCACCAATATCGTGCCCGCCTACGCCCGAGGGGCCTTCGGACTGCGCGGGGCGACCACGGCCGCCCTCGACGACCTGGTCGATGAGGTGCGTCGCTGCGCCGAGGGCATCGCGGCCGCCACCGGGACCCGAGCGGAAGTGGCCCGCTCCACCGGTGGCTACCGGCACTTCCGCGACAACGACGTGCTCTCCGGGCGGTTCGCCCGGCACCTGGCCGCAGCGGGCATCACGCTGGGGCCGCCGGCCGCGGGTGTGTATCTGGGGTCCTCCGACATCGGTGACGTGAGCGCCGTGGTTCCGGCCATCCATCCCTTCGTGGCCGTCATGGGCCCCGGCGGAGCCGACCACACCCCGGAGTTCGCCGAAGCCGCCGCGAGCGAGCGGGGGCGCCGCACGATGCTGGCTGCGGCCCGGGCCCTGGCCCGCACCGCCGCGGACGTCCTCCTGGAGCCGGGGCTGTGCGAACGGTCCTGGGCCTGCTGGCGGCAGAAAGCCGCCGCGGGTCTGTGA
- a CDS encoding SDR family NAD(P)-dependent oxidoreductase, with protein MTVTEESRDGAGRQSGETGIDPERMAMCLSVLEELDALPVDHPDAIEIRRATAGIYRTVKQRRRQERRAAKTANDRAVTEATATGAADRIDDETRGIPLAATSTAQIVGILERPRSCYICKTRYTEVDAFYHQLCQPCAAENRARRDARTDLTGKRALLTGGRAKIGMYIALRLLRDGAHTTITTRFPNDAIRRFKAMPDSGDWLHRLKIVGIDLRDPAQVVALADSVAAEGPLDILINNAAQTVRRSPSAYRELVSAEAAPLPAGELPASVVFGAFGSGAQAALPAPAGSRHDELTPQALTDLALTSGSASLARVEAGTAIDAGGLVPDLDATNTWVQTVSEVDPVELLEVQLCNVTAPFVLVSRLRPAMAASAARRKYVVNVSAMEGVFSRGYKGAGHPHTNMAKAALNMLTRTSAQEMLEADGILMTAVDTGWITDERPHPDKVRLAEEGFHAPLDLVDGAARVYDPIVRGEQGEDLYGCFLKDYAPANW; from the coding sequence ATGACGGTCACAGAAGAAAGCCGCGACGGTGCGGGTCGCCAGTCCGGTGAAACCGGTATCGATCCGGAGCGCATGGCGATGTGCCTGAGCGTGCTCGAGGAACTCGACGCACTGCCGGTCGACCACCCCGACGCGATCGAGATCCGACGGGCCACCGCGGGCATCTACCGGACCGTCAAGCAGCGCCGCCGCCAGGAGCGCCGAGCCGCCAAGACCGCCAATGACCGGGCCGTGACCGAGGCCACCGCCACCGGTGCCGCCGACCGCATCGACGACGAGACCCGCGGTATACCCCTGGCCGCCACGTCCACCGCCCAGATCGTCGGCATCCTGGAGCGCCCCCGCTCCTGCTACATCTGCAAGACCCGGTACACCGAGGTCGACGCCTTCTACCACCAGCTGTGCCAGCCCTGCGCCGCGGAGAACCGCGCCCGCCGGGACGCCCGCACGGACCTGACCGGCAAGCGCGCGCTGCTCACCGGCGGCCGGGCGAAGATCGGCATGTACATCGCGCTGCGGCTGCTGCGCGACGGTGCGCACACCACCATCACCACGCGCTTCCCCAACGACGCCATCCGGCGCTTCAAGGCCATGCCGGACAGCGGTGACTGGCTGCACCGCCTCAAGATCGTCGGCATCGACCTGCGCGACCCCGCCCAGGTCGTCGCCCTGGCCGACTCCGTCGCCGCCGAGGGCCCGCTCGACATCCTGATCAACAACGCGGCCCAGACCGTGCGCCGCAGCCCCTCGGCCTACCGCGAGCTGGTCAGCGCCGAGGCCGCGCCGCTGCCCGCCGGCGAGCTGCCCGCCTCGGTCGTCTTCGGTGCCTTCGGCAGCGGCGCTCAGGCCGCCCTGCCCGCCCCGGCCGGCAGCCGGCACGACGAGCTGACCCCCCAGGCCCTCACCGACCTGGCCCTGACCAGCGGCTCCGCCTCCCTGGCACGGGTCGAGGCGGGCACCGCGATCGACGCGGGCGGGCTCGTACCCGACCTGGACGCCACGAACACCTGGGTCCAGACCGTGAGCGAGGTCGACCCCGTCGAGCTCCTCGAAGTGCAGCTGTGCAATGTGACCGCGCCGTTCGTGCTGGTCAGCCGACTGCGCCCGGCCATGGCCGCGTCCGCCGCACGCCGTAAGTACGTGGTGAACGTCTCCGCCATGGAGGGCGTCTTCAGCCGCGGCTACAAGGGCGCCGGCCACCCGCACACCAACATGGCCAAGGCCGCCCTGAACATGCTCACCCGCACCAGCGCCCAGGAGATGCTGGAGGCCGACGGCATCCTGATGACCGCCGTCGACACCGGCTGGATCACCGACGAGCGCCCGCACCCCGACAAGGTGCGCCTCGCCGAGGAGGGCTTCCACGCCCCCCTCGACCTCGTCGACGGCGCCGCCCGGGTCTACGACCCGATCGTCCGCGGCGAGCAGGGCGAGGACCTCTACGGCTGCTTCCTCAAGGACTACGCCCCCGCCAACTGGTGA
- a CDS encoding DUF5133 domain-containing protein gives MLMAHPAVLRDLLDRYESLRAVAGERVVRAQIYRRLQDTAYTLCVTTGTRDIDAALRAARSRVAQYPAAEAVAV, from the coding sequence ATGCTGATGGCTCACCCGGCGGTTCTGCGCGACCTGCTCGACCGGTACGAAAGCCTGCGGGCCGTCGCGGGCGAGCGGGTCGTCCGCGCCCAGATCTACCGACGGCTCCAGGACACCGCCTACACCCTGTGCGTCACCACCGGCACCCGCGACATCGACGCCGCCCTGCGCGCCGCGCGGTCGCGCGTGGCGCAGTACCCGGCGGCGGAGGCCGTCGCCGTCTGA
- a CDS encoding ParB N-terminal domain-containing protein has protein sequence MDAPAAEFAVREAGVHSESGADRCLTAVVPLDALLPADSPRVAGEDPRHVHALAQLDARLPPIIVHRSTMRVVDGMHRLRAARLRGDDRITVRFFEGSEADAFVYGVRLNTLAGLPLSPADRTAAAERIIGTHPQWSDRLIASATGLAASTVASLRRRCAGSAQVNARTGRDGRVRPLNAAEGRRRAVALITAKPHASLREIADVAGIAVGTARDVRQRLRLGEDPVPKKLREAESRTAADTSMALRATPVPSAPVTTGGEQPLPNLRRDPSLRFTEGGRALLQLLSAHAMGGERWQRLVESVPAHRTAMVAQAARNCAEAWQRFALELERKGA, from the coding sequence ATGGACGCCCCGGCCGCGGAGTTCGCGGTGCGTGAGGCGGGCGTGCACAGTGAGAGCGGAGCGGACCGCTGTCTGACGGCGGTGGTCCCGCTGGACGCGTTATTGCCCGCCGACTCCCCCCGCGTGGCAGGCGAGGACCCCCGCCATGTCCACGCGCTCGCTCAACTCGACGCCCGTCTCCCGCCGATCATCGTGCACCGCTCGACGATGCGCGTCGTCGACGGCATGCACCGGCTGCGGGCCGCGCGGCTGCGCGGCGACGACCGGATCACGGTCCGCTTCTTCGAAGGCAGTGAGGCGGACGCCTTCGTCTACGGCGTCAGGCTCAACACCCTTGCGGGGCTGCCGCTCAGCCCCGCCGACCGCACCGCCGCCGCCGAGCGCATCATCGGCACCCACCCGCAGTGGTCGGACCGGCTGATCGCCTCGGCGACCGGTCTCGCCGCGAGCACGGTCGCCTCGCTGCGCAGACGATGCGCGGGCAGCGCGCAGGTGAACGCCAGGACCGGCCGCGACGGACGGGTCCGCCCGCTCAACGCGGCGGAGGGGCGCCGCCGGGCGGTCGCACTGATCACCGCCAAGCCGCACGCCAGTCTGCGGGAGATCGCCGACGTCGCCGGCATAGCCGTCGGCACCGCGCGGGACGTGCGGCAGCGGCTGCGCCTGGGCGAGGACCCGGTGCCGAAGAAGCTGCGGGAGGCGGAGAGCCGCACCGCCGCCGACACCTCCATGGCGCTGCGCGCCACCCCCGTGCCCTCCGCGCCGGTGACCACGGGCGGAGAGCAGCCGCTGCCCAACCTGCGCCGGGACCCCTCCCTCCGCTTCACCGAGGGCGGCCGGGCGCTGCTCCAACTGCTCAGCGCCCACGCCATGGGCGGCGAGCGCTGGCAGCGGCTCGTCGAGAGCGTCCCCGCGCACCGCACCGCGATGGTGGCCCAGGCCGCCCGGAACTGCGCGGAGGCGTGGCAGCGCTTCGCGCTGGAGCTGGAGCGCAAGGGCGCCTGA
- a CDS encoding chaplin: protein MSRIAKAAILTVAAGTALSGAAGIAVADSGAKGAAVGSPGIISGNVIQVPLHIPINLCGNTIDIVGLLNPTFGNTCVNADGHHGDKGHDGHNGHNGHNGHNGHH from the coding sequence ATGTCGCGTATCGCCAAGGCAGCCATCCTGACCGTCGCCGCCGGCACCGCCCTCTCGGGTGCGGCGGGGATCGCCGTCGCCGACTCCGGCGCCAAGGGTGCGGCCGTGGGTTCGCCCGGCATCATCTCCGGCAACGTCATTCAGGTGCCGCTGCACATCCCGATCAACCTCTGCGGCAACACCATTGACATCGTCGGTCTGCTGAACCCGACCTTCGGCAACACCTGCGTCAACGCCGATGGCCACCACGGGGACAAGGGTCACGACGGGCACAACGGCCACAATGGCCACAACGGGCACAACGGCCACCACTGA
- a CDS encoding ribokinase, producing MSGAETVGTRTYDVLVIGSANADLTVRVDRRPGAGETVHGTDLVESAGGKGANQAAAAARLGARTALLARVGDDAYGELLLAAQREAGTEVRHVLVEAGARTGTALIVVGPDGDNSIVVSPGANDRLTPEDVTSARETVAASAVLSLQLEIPPATVRAAVAVARETGTRVVLNPSPTPDRLDHELLAAADPLVVNEHEARQLSGLTDGTPALWARALRDRGARSVVVTLGGDGALALEHADAEPVTVPGTAVKAVDTTGAGDAFTGALAVRLAAGTPLVAAARFAVRVGAASVTKAGAQPSYPTLAELPPAPGLSA from the coding sequence GTGAGCGGTGCGGAGACCGTCGGCACGCGGACGTACGACGTGCTGGTGATCGGTTCGGCCAACGCGGATCTGACGGTCCGGGTGGACCGGCGGCCGGGGGCGGGCGAGACCGTGCACGGCACGGACCTGGTCGAGTCGGCGGGCGGCAAGGGGGCCAATCAGGCCGCGGCGGCGGCTCGGCTCGGCGCCCGGACGGCGTTGCTGGCGAGGGTCGGTGACGACGCCTACGGCGAACTGCTGCTGGCCGCCCAGCGGGAGGCCGGCACCGAGGTGCGGCACGTGCTGGTCGAGGCGGGCGCGCGGACGGGTACCGCGCTGATCGTGGTGGGCCCGGACGGGGACAACTCCATCGTGGTCTCCCCGGGCGCCAACGACCGTCTCACGCCGGAGGACGTCACCTCGGCGCGGGAGACGGTCGCGGCGTCGGCGGTCCTCTCGCTCCAGCTGGAGATCCCGCCCGCGACCGTACGGGCGGCCGTCGCCGTCGCGCGGGAGACCGGTACCCGGGTCGTGCTCAACCCCTCCCCCACCCCGGACCGGCTGGACCACGAACTCCTGGCCGCCGCCGACCCGTTGGTGGTCAACGAGCACGAGGCGCGGCAGCTGTCCGGACTCACGGACGGCACCCCCGCCCTGTGGGCCCGCGCGCTGCGGGACCGGGGCGCCCGGTCGGTCGTGGTCACGCTGGGCGGTGACGGCGCGCTCGCGCTGGAGCACGCGGACGCGGAGCCGGTGACGGTGCCGGGGACGGCGGTCAAGGCCGTGGACACCACGGGCGCGGGGGACGCGTTCACCGGGGCCCTGGCGGTGCGGCTCGCGGCCGGGACCCCGCTGGTCGCGGCCGCGCGGTTCGCGGTGCGGGTCGGTGCCGCGTCCGTCACCAAGGCGGGTGCGCAGCCGTCGTACCCGACCCTCGCCGAGCTGCCACCCGCGCCCGGATTGTCCGCATAG
- a CDS encoding SDR family oxidoreductase, with protein sequence MGTTGNDQDRIRGDHGSAEKPAPRALVAGATGYIGGRLVPGLLDAGYRVRCLARDPRRLRDQPWAGRVETAKADVTRPDTLPDAFADVDVLYYLVHALGTGADFEETDRRAALAVGRAAKAAGVRRIVYLGGLSPRQVPERFLSPHLRSRAEVGRILLDSGVPTAQLRAAVIIGSGSASFEMLRYLTERLPVMVTPSWVNTRIQPIAVRDVLRCLVAAARLPDDVSRSFDIGGPDILTYRRMMDRYAAVARLPRRLVLPVPVLTPGLSSLWVGLVTPVPSGIARPLVESLRHEVVCREHDFARYAPDPPEGLIGFDEAVRLALRRVRDADVATRWSSASLPGAPSDPLPTDPDWSGGSLYEDRREVSVDAGPKALWRVVEGIGGENGWYSFPLAWSLRGLLDRLVGGVGLRRGRRDPHALRVGDSLDFWRVEEIEPGRLLRLRAEMRLPGRAWLELTVTPDGASRATYRQRALFRPHGLAGHAYWWSVAPFHAIVFGGMARNIAHRARTYQGA encoded by the coding sequence ATGGGCACCACAGGGAACGACCAGGACCGGATCCGGGGCGACCACGGGAGCGCGGAGAAGCCGGCGCCCCGCGCCCTCGTCGCCGGGGCCACGGGCTACATCGGGGGCCGGCTCGTCCCCGGACTGCTCGACGCCGGCTACCGGGTGCGCTGCCTCGCGCGCGACCCGCGAAGACTGCGCGACCAGCCCTGGGCCGGCCGGGTCGAGACCGCCAAGGCCGATGTGACCCGCCCGGACACCCTCCCCGACGCCTTCGCCGACGTGGACGTCCTCTACTACCTCGTGCACGCGCTCGGCACCGGCGCGGACTTCGAGGAGACCGACCGGCGGGCGGCGCTCGCCGTCGGGCGCGCCGCCAAGGCCGCCGGGGTGCGACGCATCGTCTACCTCGGCGGACTCTCCCCCCGCCAGGTGCCCGAACGGTTCCTCTCACCCCATCTGCGCTCCCGCGCCGAGGTCGGACGGATCCTCCTCGACAGCGGGGTCCCCACGGCACAGCTGCGGGCAGCGGTGATCATCGGATCCGGCTCCGCCTCCTTCGAGATGCTCCGCTACCTCACCGAGCGGCTCCCGGTGATGGTCACCCCGAGCTGGGTGAACACCCGCATCCAGCCCATCGCCGTCCGCGACGTGCTGCGCTGCCTCGTGGCGGCGGCACGGCTGCCCGACGACGTCAGCCGCAGCTTCGACATCGGCGGCCCCGACATCCTCACCTACCGCCGGATGATGGACCGCTACGCGGCCGTCGCCCGGCTTCCCCGGCGGCTCGTCCTGCCCGTGCCGGTGCTCACCCCCGGCCTGTCCAGCCTCTGGGTCGGCCTGGTCACCCCCGTCCCCAGCGGCATCGCGCGTCCCCTGGTGGAGTCGCTGCGGCACGAGGTGGTCTGCCGCGAGCACGACTTCGCCCGCTACGCACCGGACCCGCCCGAGGGCCTGATCGGCTTCGACGAGGCCGTGCGCCTGGCCCTCAGGCGCGTACGGGACGCCGACGTCGCCACCCGCTGGTCCTCCGCGTCCCTGCCCGGCGCCCCCAGCGACCCGCTGCCCACGGACCCCGACTGGTCGGGCGGCAGCCTCTACGAGGACCGCCGGGAGGTGTCCGTCGACGCCGGGCCGAAGGCGCTCTGGCGGGTCGTCGAGGGCATTGGCGGGGAGAACGGCTGGTACTCCTTCCCGCTCGCCTGGTCCCTGCGCGGCCTCCTCGACCGGCTCGTCGGCGGCGTCGGCCTGCGCCGCGGCCGCCGGGACCCGCACGCGCTGCGCGTCGGCGACTCCCTCGACTTCTGGCGCGTCGAGGAGATCGAGCCGGGCCGGCTGCTGCGGCTGCGCGCCGAGATGCGGCTGCCCGGCCGGGCCTGGCTGGAGCTGACCGTCACCCCCGACGGGGCGTCCCGCGCGACGTACCGCCAGCGGGCGCTGTTCCGTCCGCACGGGCTGGCCGGCCACGCGTACTGGTGGTCCGTGGCCCCCTTCCACGCGATCGTGTTCGGCGGCATGGCCCGCAACATCGCGCACCGGGCGCGGACGTACCAGGGCGCCTGA